The Doryrhamphus excisus isolate RoL2022-K1 chromosome 1, RoL_Dexc_1.0, whole genome shotgun sequence genome includes a window with the following:
- the pus10 gene encoding putative tRNA pseudouridine synthase Pus10: MLPLKDKDKVIIKKMLAAGCCARCVLRFCCIGVQAPYKQPCQETLRQLQAFINNTEDKSNESTAMEENNNSHNAALSEEPACKRAKVEVTEEADVCVLCLGVLQHLCDVTQATSIADAVKKQGYELDTLVLSISLPAQLCVREHSCWLHVKEQVRAKCGLLSKDDVIQVKEAFKWVMQDLLGKELGGVAVVTKSALEVSVGFSHSETDTDCHFLAATCPDCFKPTKNKQSVFTRMAVVKALEKIADAKFLTHSPCPPSRPSSICTPQDVQCVHVSVFVAGRYNKFCRSLPQTPWLIDGERRMESSVEELIAAPVLAAFRADGFNFSSSGREDVDVRTLGNGRPFAVELLNPHRSRLSPDHMKKVQESINASSEKIRVRDLQMVSRDAMSRMKEGEEEKTKSYRALVWTRKSIRPDDIIFMDDIKDLSLDQKTPLRVLHRRTLAVRQRVIHSMSTRFLDAHHFHLSLKTQAGTYIKEFVHGDFGRTKPNLCQLLKTDTDILELDVESVDVDWPPALPDGRQTTST, translated from the exons ATGCTGCCTCTGAAGGACAAGGACAAGGTCATCATTAAGAAGATGCTGGCGGCCGGCTGCTGCGCTCGCTGCGTGCTCAGATTCTGCTGCATCGGCGTCCAGGCTCCCTACAAGCAACCCTGCCAG GAAACACTCAGGCAACTTCAAGCTTTTATCAACAACACAGAAGATAAAAGTAATGAATCAACAGCAATGGAGGAAAACAACAATTCCCACAATGCCGCATTGTCGGAAGAACCAGCTTGTAAAAGAGCGAAAGTGGAAGTTACGGAGGAGGCAGacgtgtgtgtgctgtgtttgGGCGTCCTGCAGCACCTGTGTGATGTCACCCAGGCCACCAGC ATTGCAGATGCAGTGAAGAAGCAAGGCTACGAATTGGACACTTTGGTTCTGTCCATTTCTCTTCCTGCTCAGTTGTGTGTGCGTGAG CATTCCTGTTGGCTGCACGTGAAAGAACAAGTGAG AGCCAAGTGCGGCTTACTGTCCAAGGATGACGTCATCCAGGTGAAAGAGGCCTTCAAGTGGGTCATGCAGGACTTGCTTGGCAAAGAGCTGGGGGGTGTTGCCGTGGTAACTAAG AGTGCGTTGGAGGTCAGCGTGGGTTTCAGTCACTCAGAAACAGACACGGACTGCCACTTCCT tgcgGCAACCTGTCCAGACTGCTTCAAACCCACCAAGAACAAGCAG TCCGTGTTCACCAGGATGGCGGTGGTCAAAGCGCTGGAGAAGATAGCAGACGCCAAATTCCTTAC ACACTCACCGTGTCCGCCATCAAGGCCGAGTAGCATCTGCACGCCTCAGGACGTCCAGTGTGTCCACGTGTCCGTCTTTGTGGCAG GGCGGTACAACAAGTTCTGTCGCAGTCTGCCGCAGACGCCGTGGCTCATCGACGGCGAGCGCAGGATGGAGTCGTCGGTGGAGGAGCTGATCGCCGCGCCCGTACTCGCCGCCTTCAGAGCGGACG gATTTAATTTCTCCTCGTCGGGAAGGGAAGATGTGGACGTGCGAACACTGGGAAACG GTCGTCCCTTCGCTGTGGAGCTGCTGAACCCTCACAGGAGCCGACTGAGCCCAGACCACATGAAGAAAGTACAGGAG AGCATCAATGCGTCTTCTGAGAAGATCCGTGTGCGAGATCTTCAGATGGTCAGCAG AGACGCCATGAGTCGGATGAAGGAGGGCGAGGAGGAGAAGACCAAGTCATACAGAGCACTGGTGTGGACACGCAAGTCCATCCGACCAGATGACATAATCTTCATGGATGACATTAAG GATCTGTCGCTGGACCAGAAGACCCCTCTAAGGGTCCTGCACCGCCGCACGCTGGCGGTTCGACAGCGAGTCATCCACAGCATGAGCACCCGCTTCCTGGACGCGCATCACTTCCACCTGAGCCTGAAGACGCAGGCTGGCAC ATACATCAAGGAGTTCGTCCACGGAGACTTCGGACGCACGAAACCCAACCTGTGTCAGCTCCTCAAGACGGACACGGACATCTTGGAATTGGACGTGGAG TCTGTGGACGTGGACTGGCCTCCAGCCCTGCCAGACGGAAGGCAGACCACATCGACATAG
- the akt3b gene encoding RAC-gamma serine/threonine-protein kinase — MSDQNVVKEGWVQKRGEYIKNWRPRYFLLKTDGSFIGYKDKPQDSDLAYPLNNFSVAKCQLMKTERPKPNTFIIRCLQWTTVIERTFHVDTPDERDEWAEAIQMVAESLAKQEEEGILSSPTSQIENVNEEEMDTSISHYKRKTMNDFDYLKLLGKGTFGKVILVREKASGTYYAMKILKKEVIIAKDEVAHTLTESRVLKNTRHPFLTSLKYSFQTKDRLCFVMEYVNGGELFFHLSRERVFSEDRTRFYGAEIVSALDYLHSAKIVYRDLKLENLMLDKDGHIKITDFGLCKEGITDTATMKTFCGTPEYLAPEVLEDNDYGRAVDWWGLGVVTYEMMCGRLPFYNQDHEKLFELILMEEIKFPRTLSADAKSLLSGLLIKDPNKRLGGGPDDAKEIMRHSFFGTVDWQDVYDKKMVPPFQPQVSSETDTRYFDEEFTAQTITITPPEKYDEDGMDAADNERRPHFPQFSYSASGRE, encoded by the exons ATGAGCGACCAGAACGTGGTCAAGGAAGGCTGGGTCCAAAAACGAG GCGAGTACATCAAGAACTGGCGTCCTCGTTACTTCCTGCTGAAGACGGATGGCTCCTTCATCGGCTACAAGGACAAACCGCAGGACTCGGACCTAGCCTACCCGCTCAACAACTTCTCTGTAGCAA AATGTCAGCTGATGAAAACCGAGCGTCCCAAACCAAACACCTTCATCATCCGCTGCCTGCAGTGGACCACCGTCATCGAGAGGACCTTCCACGTGGACACGCCCGATGAAAG GGACGAGTGGGCGGAGGCCATCCAGATGGTGGCGGAGTCTCTGGccaagcaggaggaggagggcatCCTGAGCAGCCCCACTTCCCAGATTGAGAACGTCAACGAGGAAGAGATGGACACCTCCATCAGCCACTACAAACGAAAG ACGATGAACGACTTTGACTATCTGAAGCTTCTGGGCAAAGGAACTTTTGGTAAAGTCATTCTGGTGCGAGAGAAGGCCAGCGGCACTTACTACGCCATGAAGATCCTCAAGAAGGAAGTCATCATAGCCAAG GATGAAGTCGCTCACACGCTGACAGAAAGCCGGGTACTAAAAAACACGCGGCATCCGTTCCTGACT TCCCTCAAGTATTCCTTCCAGACCAAGGACCGCCTCTGCTTCGTCATGGAGTACGTCAATGGAGGAGAG TTGTTTTTCCACCTGTCAAGAGAACGTGTCTTTTCCGAGGACCGCACGCGCTTCTACGGCGCCGAGATCGTCTCCGCCTTGGACTATTTGCATTCCGCAAAGATCGTCTACCGTGACCTCAAG CTGGAGAACCTGATGTTGGACAAAGACGGACACATCAAGATCACAGACTTCGGCCTGTGTAAAGAAGGCATCACGGACACGGCCACCATGAAGACCTTCTGCGGAACGCCGGAGTACTTGGCGCCCGAG GTGCTGGAGGACAACGATTACGGGCGGGCGGTGGACTGGTGGGGTTTAGGCGTGGTCACGTACGAGATGATGTGCGGTCGCCTGCCCTTCTACAACCAGGACCACGAAAAGCTCTTTGAGCTCATCCTCATGGAGGAGATTAAGTTCCCGCGCACGCTGTCGGCCGACGCCAAGTCGCTGCTATCGGGTCTGCTCATCAAGGACCCCAACAAGCG GCTGGGCGGAGGACCGGATGACGCCAAGGAGATCATGCGACACAGTTTTTTTGGCACCGTCGACTGGCAGGACGTCTACGACAAGAAG ATGGTCCCGCCCTTCCAACCGCAGGTGTCGTCAGAGACGGACACGCGCTACTTTGACGAGGAGTTCACCGCACAGACCATCACCATCACTCCGCCGGAAAAAT ATGACGAAGACGGCATGGACGCGGCCGACAACGAGCGAAGGCCTCATTTCCCGCAGTTCTCCTACTCGGCCAGCGGGCGGGAGTGA